Proteins from one Flammeovirgaceae bacterium genomic window:
- a CDS encoding carbohydrate binding family 9 domain-containing protein, with protein sequence MNVFRRTALAIMGILAIHFAYGQASGTNPNVNERPQAQAIPLETDPVIDGEVIHDEVWQQYPSFDGLKQVRPNAGQAASEKTDIRIGYTETMLYVSVVCYDSHPEKLVVSDARRDASLDGTDSFLFIIDTYHDRQNGFVFGTNSLGVEYDAQVDNEGQGNFNSNRQQGGTIGGFNLNWDAAWTVKSKVGDYGWSAEFAIPLRTIRFASGNDQVWGLNIQRNIRKTNEVVYWAPLPIQFDLKRLSLAGELTGLNLKSPGNLKFIPYVLDNISKDFSESPAKAKNKPDVGADIKYSITPSLTLDLTYNTDFAQVEVDQQQINLDRFNLFFPEKRPFFLENAGFFTVGSPGEVDLFFSRKIGIAETGQIVPIIGGARVSGRVNKTNIGVLSMFTDDVAINDSVSVQKNNFNVARINQQVGQRSTIGGTFVDREGRGGLADDFNRVFALDGKLGIGKKAQLSGFFARSNSPDSVDDGNSFKIQSQYQWGGLDMNLAYTQVDEGFDPQAGFLFRKAFRKPEFLVLKTIRMNGKLGGMLEIRPHVSGRAFWNFDGFKETSFLHFDNHWVYKSGFEIHTGLNFTEEGSPTDFAIPGLGITLPAGSFTNQEAQIVVMTNPSKKFYINTRHVMGGYFSGSRSAHSGTIGFRVGDRFNSEYTFNHNDIHLMERNFATDVFGARLSYSFTPRMTLQSFFQYNSAADIVSANIRFNLLEQANTGLFVVYNEIWDSGNVLNRSFTIKYTHIINILK encoded by the coding sequence ATGAATGTTTTTCGAAGGACCGCCTTGGCCATTATGGGCATACTGGCCATCCATTTTGCTTATGGCCAGGCAAGCGGCACCAACCCAAACGTAAACGAACGGCCCCAGGCACAAGCCATACCCCTTGAAACCGATCCTGTGATTGATGGGGAAGTGATCCATGACGAGGTGTGGCAACAATACCCTTCTTTCGATGGGCTGAAACAGGTGAGGCCCAATGCAGGGCAGGCGGCATCGGAAAAAACGGACATCCGGATAGGCTACACGGAAACCATGCTATATGTCTCCGTGGTATGCTACGATTCGCATCCGGAAAAGCTGGTGGTGTCCGATGCCCGCAGGGACGCCTCCCTGGATGGCACCGATAGCTTCCTTTTCATTATTGATACCTACCACGACAGGCAAAACGGCTTTGTCTTCGGCACCAACTCACTGGGCGTGGAGTATGACGCACAAGTGGACAATGAAGGCCAGGGCAACTTTAACAGCAACAGGCAGCAAGGGGGCACCATCGGTGGTTTTAACCTCAACTGGGACGCGGCTTGGACAGTGAAATCCAAAGTAGGGGATTATGGCTGGAGTGCCGAATTTGCCATTCCTTTGCGCACCATCCGTTTTGCCTCTGGCAACGACCAGGTGTGGGGGCTCAACATCCAGCGCAACATCCGCAAAACCAACGAGGTGGTTTACTGGGCGCCCTTGCCCATTCAATTCGACCTGAAACGGCTCTCCCTTGCCGGTGAGCTTACCGGCCTGAACCTGAAAAGCCCCGGCAACCTGAAGTTCATACCCTATGTGCTGGACAATATTTCAAAAGATTTCTCCGAAAGCCCGGCAAAGGCCAAGAACAAGCCCGATGTAGGGGCCGACATTAAGTACAGCATCACCCCCTCCCTCACCCTGGACCTCACCTACAATACCGACTTTGCCCAGGTAGAGGTGGACCAGCAGCAGATCAACCTGGACCGGTTCAACTTGTTCTTCCCTGAAAAGCGCCCGTTCTTTTTGGAGAATGCCGGGTTTTTTACCGTGGGCAGCCCCGGTGAAGTGGACCTGTTCTTCAGCAGGAAAATTGGAATAGCGGAAACCGGGCAAATCGTGCCCATTATTGGTGGGGCCAGGGTTTCCGGGCGGGTGAACAAAACCAATATTGGCGTGCTCAGCATGTTTACCGATGATGTGGCCATCAATGATTCGGTAAGTGTTCAAAAAAACAACTTTAATGTTGCCCGCATAAACCAACAGGTAGGGCAACGGTCCACCATTGGCGGCACTTTTGTGGACCGGGAAGGCCGGGGCGGCCTGGCCGATGACTTCAATAGGGTTTTTGCACTTGACGGCAAATTGGGGATTGGAAAAAAAGCCCAGCTATCCGGGTTCTTTGCCCGGTCCAATTCACCTGATAGTGTTGACGATGGCAACTCCTTTAAAATCCAAAGCCAATACCAATGGGGAGGGCTGGACATGAACCTGGCCTACACCCAGGTAGACGAGGGGTTTGACCCGCAGGCAGGGTTCCTTTTCAGGAAGGCCTTTAGAAAACCAGAATTTTTGGTCCTAAAAACCATCCGTATGAACGGTAAACTGGGCGGCATGTTGGAAATACGGCCGCACGTTTCCGGGCGCGCCTTTTGGAATTTTGACGGGTTTAAGGAAACCTCTTTCCTTCACTTTGACAACCACTGGGTATACAAAAGCGGGTTTGAAATCCATACCGGTTTGAATTTTACGGAAGAAGGCTCCCCAACCGATTTTGCCATTCCCGGGCTGGGCATCACCCTGCCGGCCGGCTCATTTACCAACCAGGAAGCCCAAATTGTGGTAATGACAAACCCCAGCAAGAAATTCTACATCAACACGCGGCATGTCATGGGCGGGTATTTTTCAGGTTCGCGGTCGGCCCACAGTGGCACCATTGGCTTTAGGGTTGGCGACCGGTTCAACTCCGAATACACCTTTAACCATAATGATATCCACCTGATGGAAAGGAATTTTGCCACGGACGTGTTTGGGGCACGGTTGTCTTATTCATTTACCCCCCGCATGACCCTGCAAAGCTTTTTCCAATACAATAGTGCGGCCGACATCGTATCGGCCAACATCCGGTTCAACTTGCTGGAACAAGCCAATACGGGATTGTTTGTGGTGTACAATGAGATATGGGACAGCGGAAACGTGCTCAACAGGAGCTTTACCATCAAGTACACCCACATCATCAATATTTTAAAATAA
- a CDS encoding acylphosphatase, whose translation MIQSIQLVITGRVQGVFYRASMRDKAEALGASGFVQNREDGSVYAEIEGEAQVLGKLIDWCHAGPAGARVDGVKATHQPAKGYQGFAIRRS comes from the coding sequence ATGATCCAATCAATTCAACTGGTGATAACAGGGCGGGTGCAAGGTGTTTTTTACCGGGCCTCCATGCGCGATAAGGCAGAAGCACTAGGGGCGTCCGGTTTTGTGCAAAACAGGGAAGACGGTTCCGTGTACGCTGAAATCGAAGGGGAGGCGCAGGTGTTGGGCAAGCTGATCGACTGGTGCCATGCGGGCCCTGCAGGGGCACGGGTGGATGGCGTAAAGGCTACCCATCAGCCCGCAAAGGGATATCAGGGGTTTGCCATACGCAGGTCATAA
- the deoC gene encoding deoxyribose-phosphate aldolase: protein MQELDIASVIEHTNLSPVVTANDIAQLAAEASTYRFYGICVPPFWVKFAKRELGPATVSLVSVVGFPMGYQMTETKLDEAKRAMDNGADEIDWVWNTSAFKTGLPWTKVELAKAGKLVHGQHKTLKVIIEASCLSDDGIVLACKVCRDAGADFVKTSTGFVGSGATVEQVRLIRKSLPGTVGIKASGGIKNLAQAWQMLDAGATRIGTSSGVEIVKEKK from the coding sequence ATGCAGGAGTTAGACATCGCTTCGGTCATCGAGCACACCAACCTGAGCCCTGTTGTGACCGCAAATGATATTGCCCAATTGGCGGCCGAGGCATCCACCTATCGCTTTTATGGGATTTGCGTTCCCCCTTTCTGGGTAAAGTTTGCAAAACGCGAGTTGGGCCCGGCAACCGTTTCGCTTGTTTCCGTGGTGGGTTTTCCCATGGGGTACCAGATGACGGAAACGAAACTGGATGAGGCAAAACGCGCCATGGACAATGGTGCTGACGAAATTGATTGGGTGTGGAACACCAGCGCATTTAAAACCGGTTTGCCCTGGACGAAGGTTGAATTGGCCAAAGCCGGTAAACTGGTGCACGGCCAACACAAAACATTAAAAGTTATTATCGAGGCCTCCTGCCTGTCGGATGACGGCATTGTACTGGCCTGCAAGGTTTGCCGCGATGCGGGGGCTGATTTCGTTAAGACTTCCACGGGCTTTGTGGGCAGCGGGGCAACCGTTGAACAGGTGCGGCTGATAAGGAAATCCCTTCCAGGCACGGTAGGGATAAAAGCCTCCGGTGGCATTAAAAACCTGGCGCAGGCCTGGCAGATGTTGGATGCCGGTGCAACACGGATAGGCACCTCATCCGGTGTGGAAATTGTTAAGGAAAAAAAATGA
- a CDS encoding tetratricopeptide repeat protein — protein MANEPATASPHIAFLASVFTFHSFAIMVKVLLCPFFFAFFFPITAFAQTTPSVPDYGPAIRALEEGAYAEALEKLDKMISMGFYDDGVYKYRGMARFGLQDFKGAAEDLDKVKQDGDSLVYGLLGKCKYQFGEWEASKFFLEKATALGYHEGKAHLDLGYLYFNAHQYKEAVGQLNEAERAGVAEVGLYKARGIAAVHSGMAELAIGDLTHVLNNGGDSLEVYENLGMAYAVKNKFQEGLPYLQKADSLGSTNNETYFLLGKALYENKKYGQSIGAYSKAIGLHYPGPDGYIGRGQAKMMAGLVKESLSDFDQAIKLDRENTHAFRERVAANLKLEAWAPIVTDLAILNALGNFEVSDWGVLSEAKYALGQYGPALEEVNAALDNGQAFYQINGVKHSFYVQKGRCLVALKRYGPAILAFDQVQGPGENPLALLVGRAQAYAALGQFENAITDLQKAQLLYPGHPDLYYNSAIIKEEAGDFEAALLDYGQALTLNPQDAAAYFGRGNVKARKGDLNAAILDLDKAITLDSINGNYYKVRANFLYQANDKDKACFDWRKAVEFGEQKARFQIDRYCNK, from the coding sequence TTGGCCAATGAGCCCGCGACTGCTTCCCCCCACATTGCATTTTTGGCATCGGTTTTTACTTTCCATAGTTTTGCCATTATGGTGAAAGTGCTCTTGTGTCCTTTCTTTTTTGCCTTCTTTTTCCCGATCACTGCTTTTGCCCAAACCACCCCTTCAGTACCTGATTACGGCCCGGCCATAAGGGCATTGGAAGAGGGTGCCTATGCCGAAGCACTGGAAAAACTGGACAAAATGATCTCCATGGGGTTTTATGATGATGGGGTTTACAAATACCGGGGAATGGCCCGGTTTGGGTTACAAGATTTTAAAGGTGCGGCCGAAGACCTGGACAAGGTAAAACAGGACGGGGATAGCCTTGTATATGGATTGCTGGGAAAGTGCAAATATCAATTTGGCGAGTGGGAAGCGTCAAAGTTTTTTTTGGAGAAGGCAACGGCCCTTGGCTACCATGAAGGCAAAGCCCATCTTGACCTCGGGTACCTCTATTTCAATGCGCACCAGTACAAAGAAGCGGTTGGACAGCTTAACGAAGCGGAAAGGGCAGGCGTGGCGGAAGTGGGTTTGTACAAAGCACGGGGCATAGCGGCAGTCCATTCGGGCATGGCCGAACTGGCCATCGGGGATTTGACCCACGTATTAAATAATGGTGGTGACTCACTTGAGGTTTATGAAAATCTTGGAATGGCCTATGCCGTCAAAAATAAATTCCAGGAAGGTCTTCCCTACCTGCAAAAGGCGGATTCCTTGGGCAGCACCAACAATGAAACATACTTCCTCCTGGGCAAGGCGTTGTACGAAAACAAAAAGTATGGGCAGTCCATAGGGGCATACAGCAAGGCAATCGGGCTTCACTACCCCGGTCCCGATGGGTACATTGGCAGGGGCCAGGCCAAAATGATGGCTGGCCTTGTGAAAGAATCGCTTTCGGATTTTGACCAGGCCATTAAACTGGATAGGGAAAACACACATGCCTTCCGGGAAAGGGTGGCGGCAAACCTGAAATTGGAGGCATGGGCCCCGATCGTTACCGACCTGGCCATTTTGAATGCACTGGGAAATTTTGAGGTTTCTGATTGGGGCGTGCTGAGCGAGGCCAAATACGCGCTGGGGCAGTACGGGCCTGCACTGGAAGAGGTAAATGCCGCACTCGATAATGGCCAGGCTTTTTACCAAATAAATGGGGTAAAACATTCCTTTTATGTGCAGAAGGGAAGGTGCCTCGTGGCCCTGAAAAGATATGGCCCTGCAATACTCGCCTTTGACCAAGTGCAGGGGCCAGGGGAAAACCCACTGGCACTATTGGTAGGGCGGGCCCAGGCTTATGCGGCCTTGGGCCAGTTTGAAAACGCCATTACGGATTTGCAAAAGGCACAATTGCTGTACCCTGGCCATCCGGACTTGTATTACAACAGTGCGATTATAAAAGAGGAGGCTGGCGATTTTGAGGCCGCTTTACTTGACTACGGCCAGGCCCTCACGCTCAATCCGCAAGATGCCGCTGCTTATTTTGGTAGGGGCAATGTAAAGGCCCGCAAGGGTGACCTTAATGCTGCCATTTTGGATTTGGACAAGGCAATAACACTGGACAGTATCAATGGTAATTACTATAAGGTAAGGGCAAACTTCCTATACCAGGCCAATGACAAGGACAAGGCTTGTTTTGACTGGAGGAAAGCAGTTGAGTTTGGCGAACAAAAAGCCAGGTTCCAGATTGACCGGTATTGCAATAAATAG
- the lpdA gene encoding dihydrolipoyl dehydrogenase, whose protein sequence is MSKYDLIVIGSGPGGYVAAIRASQLGMKVGVVEKAELGGVCLNWGCIPTKALLKSANVFEYLQHAEDYGISVKDAKADLKAMVKRSRQVADSNSKGIQFLFKKNKIDHIPGFARLKKGGKVEVTDDKGKKTDYEAKHIILATGGRSRELPNLKIDGKKIIGYREALVLNDKPKRLLVVGSGAIGVEFAYFFNAIGSEVTVVEFLPRLVPVEDEEVSKALEKSFKKSGMKIYTHSEVTQVDTKGKGCVATVKTPGGEIKVECDVVLSAVGISTNLEGIGLEEVGVKTEKGHVVVDGFYKTNVPGIYAIGDIVKGQALAHVASAEGITCVEKIAGLNPEPIDYNNIPGCTYCSPEIASVGYTEEAAKKAGYQVKVGKFPFSASGKAKAAGATDGFVKVIFDAKYGEWLGAHFIGANVTEMIAGAVAARKLETTGHEIIKTVHPHPTMSEAIMEAAAAAYGEVIHM, encoded by the coding sequence ATGTCTAAATATGATCTGATCGTCATCGGCAGTGGCCCTGGTGGGTACGTGGCTGCTATCCGTGCCTCGCAATTGGGAATGAAGGTGGGCGTGGTGGAGAAGGCCGAGTTGGGCGGGGTCTGCCTCAACTGGGGCTGTATCCCTACCAAGGCGTTGTTGAAAAGCGCCAATGTGTTTGAATATTTACAACACGCGGAAGATTATGGCATATCGGTAAAAGACGCAAAGGCCGACCTGAAGGCCATGGTAAAGCGAAGCAGGCAAGTAGCCGATAGCAACAGCAAGGGAATTCAATTTTTGTTCAAGAAAAACAAGATTGACCATATCCCCGGGTTTGCCAGGTTGAAAAAAGGAGGGAAGGTGGAAGTGACGGACGACAAGGGCAAGAAAACGGACTACGAAGCCAAGCACATCATCCTGGCCACGGGGGGGCGCTCCCGCGAATTGCCCAACCTAAAAATTGACGGGAAGAAAATAATCGGGTACCGTGAGGCATTGGTGTTGAATGACAAGCCCAAGCGCCTTTTGGTCGTGGGCTCAGGGGCAATCGGGGTGGAGTTTGCCTACTTTTTCAATGCCATTGGGTCGGAAGTGACCGTGGTGGAGTTTTTGCCCCGCCTGGTGCCTGTTGAAGATGAAGAGGTGTCCAAGGCCCTTGAAAAATCCTTTAAGAAATCGGGGATGAAAATATACACCCACTCGGAGGTGACCCAGGTCGACACCAAGGGAAAAGGGTGCGTGGCCACGGTGAAGACGCCCGGTGGCGAAATCAAAGTGGAATGCGATGTGGTGTTGTCCGCAGTGGGCATTTCCACCAACCTGGAAGGCATTGGGCTGGAGGAGGTGGGCGTAAAAACCGAAAAGGGCCATGTGGTGGTGGACGGTTTTTACAAGACCAACGTGCCCGGCATTTATGCCATCGGTGACATCGTCAAAGGCCAGGCATTGGCACACGTGGCTTCAGCCGAAGGCATCACCTGCGTGGAAAAGATCGCAGGGCTTAACCCGGAACCCATAGATTACAACAACATCCCTGGATGTACCTACTGCTCCCCTGAAATTGCTTCGGTAGGCTATACCGAGGAGGCTGCAAAAAAAGCCGGCTACCAGGTAAAGGTGGGCAAGTTCCCCTTCAGTGCCTCGGGAAAAGCCAAGGCAGCAGGGGCCACCGATGGGTTTGTGAAGGTTATCTTTGATGCCAAATACGGGGAATGGCTGGGCGCCCATTTTATTGGGGCCAACGTGACCGAGATGATTGCCGGGGCCGTGGCAGCGCGCAAGCTGGAAACCACCGGGCACGAAATCATTAAGACCGTTCACCCCCATCCGACCATGAGCGAGGCCATAATGGAAGCGGCAGCCGCTGCCTATGGAGAGGTGATCCACATGTAA
- the fabG gene encoding 3-oxoacyl-[acyl-carrier-protein] reductase, whose protein sequence is MKLLEGKNALITGASKGIGRAIAIKYAEHGANVAFTYLSSVEQGKALEGELQSKGVKAKGYRSDASDFGQADKLINDVVADFGGVDILVNNAGITMDNLLLRMTEEMWDKIMQVNLKSCFNTVKAVAKPMMKQRGGAIINMTSVVGLKGNAGQANYAASKAGIIGFTKSIALELGSRGIRSNAVAPGFIETEMTGKLDEKTVQGWRDAIPLKRGGRPEDVANACVFLGADMSSYISGQVLQVDGGMLT, encoded by the coding sequence ATGAAACTACTGGAAGGAAAAAACGCGCTCATTACAGGGGCCTCTAAAGGTATAGGCAGGGCCATCGCCATCAAATATGCGGAGCATGGGGCCAATGTGGCTTTCACCTACCTCTCCAGCGTGGAACAAGGAAAAGCACTTGAGGGCGAGCTCCAATCCAAGGGGGTGAAGGCCAAGGGGTACCGGTCGGATGCTTCCGATTTCGGGCAGGCCGACAAATTGATCAACGATGTGGTGGCCGACTTCGGTGGCGTGGACATACTCGTCAACAACGCGGGCATTACCATGGACAACCTCCTCCTCAGGATGACGGAGGAAATGTGGGACAAAATCATGCAGGTAAACCTGAAATCCTGCTTCAATACAGTAAAGGCAGTGGCCAAGCCCATGATGAAGCAAAGGGGCGGGGCCATTATCAATATGACCTCCGTGGTGGGCCTGAAAGGAAATGCCGGACAGGCCAACTACGCAGCCTCCAAGGCCGGCATTATCGGTTTTACCAAATCCATTGCCCTGGAACTGGGCTCACGAGGCATCCGCTCCAATGCGGTGGCGCCCGGGTTTATTGAAACCGAAATGACGGGAAAACTGGACGAAAAGACCGTGCAGGGCTGGCGCGATGCCATCCCCCTCAAGCGGGGCGGGCGCCCCGAGGACGTGGCCAATGCCTGTGTCTTCCTCGGTGCGGACATGTCGTCCTACATTTCGGGCCAGGTACTGCAAGTGGATGGCGGCATGCTCACCTAG
- a CDS encoding DinB family protein — translation MDALAGITKSLEDVYDGDAWHGPTVKKVLLGIPASQANAHIGTGHSIIELVLHMAAWKDFATHKLRGDIAFDITEEMNFPKGKNWAGALETLDNSQQGLLSALASFDGQKLESTVPHRKYSFYKLLHGVAHHDLNHLGQIVMIARRFQAPPNNQ, via the coding sequence ATGGACGCCCTGGCAGGGATAACCAAATCCTTGGAAGATGTTTACGATGGGGATGCCTGGCATGGCCCCACCGTTAAAAAAGTGCTGTTGGGGATTCCTGCCAGCCAAGCCAATGCCCATATCGGCACCGGCCACTCCATTATCGAACTTGTCCTCCATATGGCCGCCTGGAAGGATTTTGCCACACACAAACTCCGGGGCGACATTGCCTTCGACATTACGGAGGAAATGAACTTTCCCAAAGGAAAAAATTGGGCCGGGGCGCTGGAAACATTGGACAACAGCCAGCAGGGATTATTGTCCGCCTTGGCTTCTTTTGATGGGCAAAAACTTGAAAGCACGGTCCCCCATCGCAAATATTCGTTTTATAAATTGCTGCATGGCGTTGCCCATCACGACCTGAACCATTTGGGGCAGATCGTTATGATTGCCAGGCGGTTCCAGGCCCCGCCTAACAATCAGTAG
- a CDS encoding O-acetylhomoserine aminocarboxypropyltransferase/cysteine synthase: MSNYRFETLQIHAGQEVDPTTRSTAVPLYQTSSYTFKNSEHGANLFGLKEFGNIYTRIMNPTTDVFEKRVAALEGGVAAVAVGSGQAAQFIALNNILQAGDNFVSTSFLYGGTYNQFKVAFKRLGIEARFAEGDKPEAFEKLIDEKTKAIYLETIGNPGFNIPDFEALAALAKKHGLPLVVDNTFGAAGYLFRPLDYGAHVVVASATKWIGGHGTSIGGVIVDGGNYNWGNGKFPQFSEPSEGYHGLNFWATFGENNPLGLPNVAFSIRARVEGLRDYGPALSPFNSFLFLQGLETLSLRVQRSVDNALGLAQWLEQHPQVESVNYPGLPGSTYNKLAKKYLRNGYGAVLSFTLKGSKENAAHFVDRLQLVSHVANVGDAKTLIIQPSVTTHQQLSEEEQLSSGVLPNLLRVSVGIEHLDDIKSDFQQAFEKVFGEEALNRRQEANLKG; this comes from the coding sequence ATGTCAAACTATCGATTCGAAACCCTTCAAATTCATGCCGGGCAAGAGGTAGACCCTACTACCCGGTCCACGGCAGTGCCGCTGTACCAAACCAGTTCCTACACCTTCAAAAACTCCGAACATGGGGCCAACCTGTTTGGCCTGAAGGAATTTGGAAACATCTATACGAGGATCATGAACCCCACCACGGATGTTTTCGAAAAAAGGGTGGCCGCGCTCGAAGGCGGTGTCGCGGCCGTTGCCGTAGGCTCGGGGCAGGCGGCCCAATTCATAGCCCTGAACAACATCCTGCAGGCGGGCGACAATTTTGTTTCCACCTCATTTTTGTACGGGGGCACCTACAACCAGTTCAAGGTGGCGTTCAAGCGGCTGGGCATAGAGGCCCGCTTCGCGGAAGGGGACAAGCCGGAAGCTTTTGAAAAACTAATTGACGAAAAAACAAAAGCCATATACCTGGAAACGATTGGCAACCCCGGCTTTAACATACCGGATTTTGAAGCCCTGGCCGCCCTTGCAAAAAAACATGGCCTGCCGTTGGTCGTGGACAATACCTTTGGGGCCGCAGGGTACCTGTTCAGGCCGCTGGATTATGGCGCCCATGTGGTGGTGGCTTCTGCCACAAAATGGATCGGGGGCCATGGCACTTCCATCGGGGGCGTGATCGTGGACGGGGGCAACTACAACTGGGGCAATGGGAAATTCCCTCAGTTCTCCGAACCTTCCGAAGGGTACCACGGATTGAACTTCTGGGCAACGTTCGGGGAAAACAATCCCCTGGGCCTCCCCAATGTTGCCTTCTCTATCCGTGCCCGGGTGGAAGGCCTTCGGGACTATGGCCCTGCCTTAAGCCCGTTCAATTCATTCCTTTTCCTGCAAGGGCTGGAAACACTCTCCCTCCGGGTGCAACGTTCAGTGGACAATGCCCTTGGCCTTGCCCAGTGGCTGGAACAACACCCACAAGTGGAGAGTGTCAACTACCCCGGGCTGCCCGGCAGCACCTACAACAAGCTTGCAAAAAAATACCTGCGCAATGGCTATGGGGCAGTGCTGTCCTTTACACTTAAGGGATCGAAAGAAAATGCGGCCCACTTTGTCGACCGTCTGCAGTTGGTAAGCCATGTGGCCAACGTAGGGGATGCCAAAACCCTTATCATTCAGCCATCGGTCACCACGCACCAGCAATTGTCGGAAGAAGAACAATTGTCGTCTGGCGTATTGCCCAACTTGCTGAGGGTATCGGTGGGCATTGAGCACCTGGACGACATCAAATCGGATTTTCAACAGGCTTTTGAAAAAGTGTTTGGTGAGGAGGCCCTGAACCGTAGGCAGGAAGCCAATCTCAAAGGGTAA